The following are encoded in a window of Manihot esculenta cultivar AM560-2 chromosome 8, M.esculenta_v8, whole genome shotgun sequence genomic DNA:
- the LOC122724361 gene encoding uncharacterized protein LOC122724361 isoform X1 produces the protein MVLSFSMLKVCLLMECILRLNGTLHQCQMHLFPQATVLKCHIISQMLQAHLMILFCIHQQWEPFVQFQKIMHMLRLPIMTDRRLMALRVTFFILQWAMEGGPTSEKALESPLHVKGAVQAGHPFDHSSSVDFSSQSSSAMTHNWSHTRTSTASGRMLVSDANGYTHETNHFLVGSSIPNASADVRGYHHDFISSRNPVVPQSFHSASAHSARGIRSSYSQRPSPTFRASSSSLRLGHMAPSDDGMPLVAENFSSRQPRLLSTAAWRNSDRNGRSRNSYERYRSLPNEPSLHDRFSSEGFMVVDRSAFYGSRNLFDQHRDMRLDIDNKSYEELLALGERIGSVSTGFDEDLISKCLTETVYGSSGQSEDEGTCAICLVRIFSKYILSVGF, from the exons ATGGTGCTTTCTTTTAGCATGCTGAAAGTATGCCTCTTGATGGAGTGCATTTTGCGTCTCAACGGAACCCTGCACCAATGTCAAATGCATTTATTTCCTCAAGCCACAGTGTTGAAGTGTCATATTATCAGCCAGATGCTGCAGGCCCATCTCATGATCCTTTTCTGCATTCATCAACAGTGGGAACCTTTTGTGCAGTTCCAGAAAATCATGCACATGCTTCGTCTTCCAATTATGACAGACAGACGATTAATGGCGTTGAGGGTGACCTTTTTTATCTTACAATGGGCAATGGAAGGGGGCCCCACAAGCGAAAAAGCCCTGGAGTCCCCTCTTCATGTGAAGGGGGCAGTACAAGCAG GTCACCCTTTTGACCATTCCAGCTCAGTGGATTTCTCAAGTCAAAGTTCTAGCGCTATGACACATAACTGGAGCCATACCAGAACATCTACTGCTTCTGGAAGGATGCTAGTTTCGG ATGCTAATGGTTATACTCATGAGACAAACCACTTCCTTGTTGGAAGCAGCATACCTAATGCTTCTGCAGATGTTAGGGGATATCACCATGATTTCATTTCAAGTAGAAACCCTGTTGTTCCTCAAAGTTTCCATAGTGCCTCAGCACATTCTGCCAGAGGCATTCGCAGTAGCTATTCTCAGAGACCTAGCCCAACTTTCAGGGCTTCCTCCAGCAGTTTGCGGTTGGGGCATATGGCACCTTCTGACGATGGGATGCCATTGGTTGCCGAAAATTTCTCATCCAGACAACCAAGGCTATTATCAACTGCAGCTTGGCGTAATAGTGATAGGAATGGGAGATCAAGGAATTCTTATGAGAGATACAGATCGCTGCCCAATGAGCCAAGTCTTCATGATCGATTTTCATCTGAG GGTTTTATGGTTGTGGATCGCTCAGCCTTTTATGGATCCAGAAATTTGTTTGATCAGCATAGGGATATGAGGCTAGATATAGACAACAAGAGCTATGag GAACTACTTGCACTGGGTGAAAGGATTGGGAGTGTCAGCACAGGTTTTGATGAAGATCTGATATCCAAGTGTTTGACAGAAACAGTATATGGTTCTTCAGGCCAAAGCGAGGATGAAGGAACTTGTGCGATTTGCCTGGTAAGAATCTTCTCCAAGTATATACTGTCGGTTGGATTCTAA
- the LOC122724361 gene encoding probable E3 ubiquitin-protein ligase HIP1 isoform X2: protein MTHNWSHTRTSTASGRMLVSDANGYTHETNHFLVGSSIPNASADVRGYHHDFISSRNPVVPQSFHSASAHSARGIRSSYSQRPSPTFRASSSSLRLGHMAPSDDGMPLVAENFSSRQPRLLSTAAWRNSDRNGRSRNSYERYRSLPNEPSLHDRFSSEGFMVVDRSAFYGSRNLFDQHRDMRLDIDNKSYEELLALGERIGSVSTGFDEDLISKCLTETVYGSSGQSEDEGTCAICLVRIFSKYILSVGF, encoded by the exons ATGACACATAACTGGAGCCATACCAGAACATCTACTGCTTCTGGAAGGATGCTAGTTTCGG ATGCTAATGGTTATACTCATGAGACAAACCACTTCCTTGTTGGAAGCAGCATACCTAATGCTTCTGCAGATGTTAGGGGATATCACCATGATTTCATTTCAAGTAGAAACCCTGTTGTTCCTCAAAGTTTCCATAGTGCCTCAGCACATTCTGCCAGAGGCATTCGCAGTAGCTATTCTCAGAGACCTAGCCCAACTTTCAGGGCTTCCTCCAGCAGTTTGCGGTTGGGGCATATGGCACCTTCTGACGATGGGATGCCATTGGTTGCCGAAAATTTCTCATCCAGACAACCAAGGCTATTATCAACTGCAGCTTGGCGTAATAGTGATAGGAATGGGAGATCAAGGAATTCTTATGAGAGATACAGATCGCTGCCCAATGAGCCAAGTCTTCATGATCGATTTTCATCTGAG GGTTTTATGGTTGTGGATCGCTCAGCCTTTTATGGATCCAGAAATTTGTTTGATCAGCATAGGGATATGAGGCTAGATATAGACAACAAGAGCTATGag GAACTACTTGCACTGGGTGAAAGGATTGGGAGTGTCAGCACAGGTTTTGATGAAGATCTGATATCCAAGTGTTTGACAGAAACAGTATATGGTTCTTCAGGCCAAAGCGAGGATGAAGGAACTTGTGCGATTTGCCTGGTAAGAATCTTCTCCAAGTATATACTGTCGGTTGGATTCTAA
- the LOC122724375 gene encoding uncharacterized protein LOC122724375: MWQLLLAAALAGSATFVAKHFLAQERPKEEENPFEDSIASAFQSPLFPNHGNGYGYDSNFQQPPDGIFRFSSSASASSPSGKKTRISRKKSGITGRRLNFGAENYKADKRSGGSEKHFLAQECPKEEENPFEDSIASAFQSPLFPNHGSGCGYDSNFQQPPDWIFRFSSSASASSPSGKKTRISRKKSGITGRRLNFGAENYKADKRSGGSEKSARRRLNFGAEDDKRSGGSEKSARRFAVCLKKRRTAKSVPSKCGSRSSKDSSLFGCGLGIGIMYMMSAEKAEISKLSNAMDEIAKTVKELRTELYKRRSAKVAAISKDLSSNNELEFYRAGTGHNNDPKVIKVSGIPMIDDVECPSSGLIEEPEPQLLEMDQLEAELASELQKLPWSYPEASGHEGVEPNMDKNETFSGGLHKLEGQSNISFQCHGVLPSELDQKLSYLLIEQLENQIEELESELHSVQSKLHEKEAELDCVKLTRD; encoded by the exons ATGTGGCAACTTCTCCTTGCCGCAGCTTTAGCAGGATCTGCTACTTTCGTTGCTAAGCATTTTCTTGCTCAGGAACGCCCTAAAGAGGAAGAAAATCCTTTTGAAGATTCGATTGCTTCTGCATTTCAATCTCCTCTATTTCCTAACCATGGTAATGGGTACGGATACGACAGTAATTTCCAGCAACCACCTGATGGGATCTTTAGGTTCTCGagttctgcttctgcttcttcgcCAAGTGGTAAGAAAACTAGGATTTCGAGGAAGAAATCGGGCATCACGGGTCGTCGATTGAATTTTGGTGCGGAAAATTATAAGGCTGATAAAAGATCTGGTGGTTCCGAGAAGCATTTTCTTGCTCAGGAATGCCCTAAAGAGGAAGAAAATCCTTTTGAAGATTCGATTGCTTCTGCATTTCAATCTCCTCTATTTCCTAACCATGGTAGTGGGTGCGGATACGACAGTAATTTCCAGCAACCACCTGATTGGATCTTTAGGTTCTCGagttctgcttctgcttcttcgcCAAGTGGTAAGAAAACTAGGATTTCGAGGAAGAAATCGGGCATCACGGGTCGCAGATTGAATTTTGGTGCGGAAAATTATAAGGCTGATAAAAGATCTGGTGGTTCCGAGAAGAGTGCAAGGCGCCGATTGAATTTTGGTGCGGAAGA TGATAAAAGATCTGGTGGTTCCGAGAAGAGTGCAAGGCGATTTGCTGTTTGCTTGAAGAAGAGGAGAACTGCCAAGAGTGTGCCTTCCAAGTGTGGATCCCGTTCTTCTAAag ATAGCTCTTTGTTTGGTTGTGGACTTGGCATTGGAATCATGTACATGATGTCAGCCGAGAAAGCTGAGATCAGTAAGCTAAGCAATGCCATGGATGAGATTGCAAAAACTGTTAAAGAATTAAGAACTGAACTGTATAAAAGAAGGTCAGCCAAAGTTGCTGCTATCTCAAAAGATTTAAGCAGTAATAATGAACTAGAGTTTTATAGAGCAGGTACAGGGCACAATAATGACCCCAAAGTTATCAAAGTTTCTGGGATCCCAATGATTGATGATGTTGAATGCCCAAGTAGTGGTCTTATAGAAGAGCCAGAGCCGCAGCTGCTGGAAAtggatcaactggaagcagagCTTGCATCTGAACTACAAAAACTTCCATGGTCCTATCCTGAAGCTTCTGGTCATGAAGGAGTTGAACCAAATATGGATAAG AATGAGACTTTTTCTGGTGGGCTTCACAAACTGGAGGGTCAGAGCAATATTTCCTTCCAATGCCATGGAGTATTGCCATCTGAACTGGATCAGAAACTGTCCTATTTGCTCATCGAACAGCTGGAAAATCAAATTGAGGAGCTAGAATCTGAATTGCATTCTGTCCAGTCCAAACTCCATGAGAAGGAAGCTGAACTGGACTGCGTAAAACTAACTCGTGACTGA